From Penicillium psychrofluorescens genome assembly, chromosome: 1, one genomic window encodes:
- a CDS encoding uncharacterized protein (ID:PFLUO_001579-T1.cds;~source:funannotate) yields the protein MDTKTRLRKACDACSIRKCDVSGPPCRSCASLEIPCTYARPSRRRGPPNRHADALKKQKLDDHPSPLSPQPVASPKTPITPQSTPFPTSAESICSLHTMQLLLDDFFTYIHPLVPIPHEPTFRAAFERREDVTNRTFLALLASMIGFLVASFPRRPKLRLNTEAERSAFPNSVALVKRCHDVAIQARGTGYLDRNVTVYDAAISYFLGVCAGYVNSMRRCRLYLAECLSMLQVYDLCRPSSGNVDGPISSPPALADQHGFGVDQPVDLITQELSRRLFYVLLVGYQSLHQFGSTNINLHIPPETPTTSYPPLPLEIDDEFLFPTHVEQQPSSRVSRLVGFNTNVRVYSSYNALLAWEVAFGSGQVFDWERQRSTIWDGLQKASSALLDVPAELSLYHPKKTPAGMSGMSHDGAMFSYSEDHIDQERRGIQYEIQKANIYASQLCTRSYLVDKYWSLFEASSKYEAMRNEQQTTPNATPGVRIEGVAADPPDTNSRAQSHALMDYIGRMMAEERKLVIKDLFVLVQTVNEVNMEPNGASITAKIRQVASTLLNHTAPTPAINPPSTTDIAPTSTSNNTSSTAAPLSTTDTTTSTPGPHVLTAAEAQSYLHAFIDTLVRLECHSAMAADTAGNNANSAMSPQMNGRAMSYGSDYERDQEELSQWASLKVYQRKFAEAGGVLSEL from the exons ATGGACACCAAAACGCGACTGCGCAAGGCTTGTGATGCCTGCAGCATTCGCAAA TGCGATGTCAGTGGACCGCCTTGTCGGTCCTGCGCCAGCTTAGAGATCCCCTGTACCTACGCCAGACCAAGTCGGCGGCGGGGACCACCCAATCGCCATGCCGATGCTctcaagaagcagaaactGGATGATCATCCGTCGCCGCTGAGCCCACAACCTGTGGCTAGCCCTAAAACTCCTATCACTCCCCAAAGCACACCGTTCCCAACTTCGGCAGAGTCAATATGCTCCCTGCACACCATGCAactgctgctggatgacTTCTTCACGTACATCCATCCCCTGGTTCCCATTCCGCATGAGCCGACTTTTCGCGCTGCGTTCGAGCGCCGAGAAGATGTGACCAACCGTACGTTCTTGGCTCTTCTGGCCTCGATGATCGGGTTCCTGGTGGCTTCCTTTCCGCGGCGACCGAAACTCCGTCTCAACACTGAGGCTGAGAGGTCTGCTTTCCCTAATTCGGTGGCCTTGGTTAAACGGTGTCACGATGTCGCCATCCAGGCAAGAGGGACGGGCTATCTAGACCGCAATGTGACGGTCTACGATGCTGCTATCAGCTACTTCCTGGGCGTCTGTGCCGGCTACGTTAACAGCATGCGCCGGTGTCGTCTGTATCTGGCTGAATGCCTATCTATGCTCCAAGTCTATGATCTGTGCCGGCCCTCATCTGGAAATGTGGACGGTCCGATCTCGTCACCCCCCGCACTAGCAGATCAACATGGTTTTGGGGTTGACCAGCCCGTCGACTTGATCACCCAAGAACTCAGCCGACGTCTTTTTtatgttcttcttgtcggATATCAGTCTCTCCACCAGTTTGGGTCTACCAACATCAACCTCCACATTCCGCCAGAGACACCAACAACTAGCTACCCGCCCCTCCCACTAGAGATCGATGATGAATTCTTGTTTCCAACTCATGTGGAACAGCAACCATCCAGCCGAGTCTCGCGGCTTGTTGGGTTCAACACCAATGTACGGGTGTACAGCTCCTACAACGCGCTGCTAGCCTGGGAAGTCGCCTTTGGCAGCGGACAAGTCTTCGACTGGGAGCGCCAACGCTCTACCATCTGGGACGGTCTCCAGAAAGCCAGCTCCGCGCTCCTCGATGTTCCCGCCGAGTTGTCTCTCTACCATCCGAAAAAGACCCCCGCTGGAATGTCGGGCATGAGTCATGATGGCGCGATGTTTAGTTACTCGGAGGACCACATCGACCAAGAACGGCGCGGCATCCAGTacgagatccagaaagccaATATTTACGCTAGTCAGCTGTGTACGCGGTCCTATCTGGTTGATAAGTACTGGAGTCTGTTCGAGGCGTCTTCGAAATACGAGGCCATGCGGAATGAACAACAGACTACCCCAAATGCCACGCCGGGGGTCAGGATTGAGGGTGTTGCCGCGGATCCGCCAGATACAAACTCCCGGGCACAGTCTCATGCTCTGATGGATTATATCGGGCGCatgatggccgaggagcgcaagCTCGTGATCAAAGACCTCTTCGTGCTCGTGCAGACCGTCAACGAAGTCAACATGGAGCCAAACGGCGCCAGCATC ACGGCTAAAATTCGCCAAGTGGCATCAACTCTCCTGAATCACACAGCCCCGACACCGGCTATAAATCCACCCTCAACGACAGACATCGCTCCCACATCGACTTCAAATAATACATCCAGCACAGCAGCACCATTATCAACAACAGATACCACAACCTCAACGCCCGGCCCACACGTCCTCACAGCCGCAGAGGCGCAATCCTACCTCCACGCCTTCATCGATACCCTCGTCCGACTAGAATGCCActctgccatggctgcagaTACAGCAGGGAACAATGCTAACAGCGCGATGAGCCCGCAGATGAATGGTCGTGCTATGAGCTATGGTAGTGATTATGAACGTGACCAGGAGGAGCTGAGTCAATGGGCTAGTTTGAAGGTCTATCAGCGGAAGTTTGCGGAGGCTGGGGGTGTTCTTTCAGAGTTATAa
- a CDS encoding uncharacterized protein (ID:PFLUO_001580-T1.cds;~source:funannotate), whose protein sequence is MLLLQFLFLLPFLVRHCSAGPIARFFSSAQDFASSVTQLSERDAAQDDRDIGIVVTPVTPTWLESTTTSTTTVSKVTPTKPGDAVYLTYPWDLHSYPDTTTTTTTTTTTTTEAKKETTHTPSISSSHSTSTTSTTTSSTSISTVSKVTPTKPGDAVSLTHPGDLHSYKENDPTTTTAATAKSSTPSSSKTTTTSHVHAVTSPVIVWVTANSSDASMNFWQTKPSVVPDVDNNPLVDSQSTTTTTTHKAATKITTKTTTTTTTTIPKDTTKSTTTTSTTITTTTPEAATKTTTTTSTTTSTTKSHNSDNEDVVTLTSTSTVVVYGLPTSTHTVYESVSTKKADTNAENSGSGSGSKAGSGSEAGSGTEAGSGTEAGSGTEAGSGTHSDSTPNSGSSGSGTGDDTTSNSNSDYSSNANPTSGSTAADPDSNSGSGSEGNDKGILSVVPITPSDDAMTSTVTGTVTSTKTVVVPYPIENTVTHTVISRFPYITTKTEMTTITHTETATVTQTKEWVMHEPGTCSNVS, encoded by the coding sequence ATGCTGCTCCTTCAATTTTTATTTCTGCTGCCCTTTCTAGTGCGGCACTGCTCGGCTGGTCCGATCGCTCGCTTTTTTTCGTCTGCCCAGGACTTTGCGTCTTCCGTGACGCAGCTCTCGGAGCGGGATGCTGCTCAAGATGACCGGGATATTGGGATCGTGGTCACCCCCGTTACTCCCACTTGGCTAGAGTCGACCACGACTTCTACTACCACGGTTTCTAAAGTCACGCCTACCAAGCCGGGAGACGCCGTCTACCTGACCTATCCATGGGACCTTCACTCATACCCGgataccaccaccactaccacgACTacgactaccaccactaccgaAGCGAAGAAGGAAACCACGCACACTCCGTCCATATCGTCTTCTCATTCGACTTCAACCACGTCCACTACTACAAGCTCGACTTCAATCAGCACGGTTTCTAAGGTCACGCCTACCAAGCCGGGAGACGCGGTCTCCCTGACCCATCCCGGGGACCTCCACTCGTACAAGGAAAACGATCCGACGACCACGACCGCTGCCACTGCTAAGAGCTCTACaccgtcttcttccaagACTACAACAACCAGTCACGTACATGCCGTCACCAGCCCTGTCATCGTCTGGGTCACAGCCAATTCCTCAGACGCGAGTATGAATTTTTGGCAAACAAAGCCCAGCGTGGTACCAGACGTGGATAATAATCCTCTTGTTGATTCTCAAAgcactaccaccactactactCACAAGGCTGCCACCAAGATTACCACCAagactaccaccactaccaccacaaCTATCCCCAAGGATACTACCAAAAGTACCACCACTACCTCCACCACTATCACTACAACTACGCCCGAAGCTGCCACCAagactaccaccactacctCCACCACGACCTCCACTACCAAATCTCACAATTCGGACAATGAGGATGTGGTGACTCTCACTTCTACGTCCACCGTTGTGGTTTATGGGCTTCCAACATCGACGCACACGGTTTATGAATCCGTTtcgacgaagaaggcggaTACCAATGCTGAAAActctgggtctggatcgGGATCTAAggcaggatctggatctgAGGCAGGGTCTGGAACTGaggctggatctggaactGAAGCTGGATCTGGAACTGAGGCTGGCTCTGGAACTCACTCGGATTCCACCCCGAACTCTGGTAGCTCTGGGTCTGGCACAGGGGATGATACAACTTCCAACTCCAACTCCGACTACAGCTCCAACGCCAATCCCACCTCCGGATCCACAGCTGCTGATCCCGATTCGAACtctggctccggctccgAGGGGAACGACAAAGGTATTCTGTCTGTCGTCCCTATCACACCGTCGGACGACGCTATGACCAGTACGGTGACCGGTACGGTGACTAGTACCAAGACCGTTGTGGTTCCTTATCCAATCGAAAACACGGTGACCCATACAGTGATCTCCAGGTTTCCTTATATCACGACGAAGACGGAAATGACCACAATAACCCATACTGAAACAGCTACGGTAACTCAAACCAAAGAGTGGGTAATGCATGAGCCGGGCACTTGCTCAAATGTCAGTTAG
- a CDS encoding uncharacterized protein (ID:PFLUO_001581-T1.cds;~source:funannotate) produces the protein MPNLRWGTTILGVTLAALLVLQLLTVVQNHAQPRSPAFRNHFNSWNNRANDAATNDDIFKVGAGKADITGPVVEVDFNGYASLDQLGTGVRQRLYSRSFIFASPDNPDDTFIYLILDTQSGDTAVRHGVLQGLAALGGDYAKYGEHNVALVGTHSHSGPGAWMNYLLPQIPTKGFDKQSYQAVVDGTILSIKRAHESMTTGRLSFGNITLNDANINRSPYAYEQNPEEEKAKYVGQVEKTLSLLRFDRESDNKTAAILTWFPVHGTSMYNNNTLVTGDNKGVAAYLFERSIVGDDRFADDAVIGFSQANVGDTTPNVLGAWCEDGSGEECSYKESTCGGSNEACHGRGPFFRVKDNGAKSCFEIGKRQFAAAKQLYDDQVNTPITGSSFVKSFHVYENMNGFEFTSPFNGSAMKTCYAALGYSFAAGTSDGPGAFDFTQNATGPSTDNPLWKVARAFIHEPSPEQMACQAPKDILLDVGTLTLPYAWAPDVVDFQLLRLGQMFVVISSSEATTMSGRRWKAAIINGAQDMLGVSEPQVVLGAPANSYSHYLATEEEYSVQRYEGASTLYGPNELAAYVNLTLTYLPYLGSDADVAKLPTIPTGPSPPINTNNSLSFITGVVYDGAPIGKSFGDVLASPDNKTFRPGDVVNTTFVGANPRNNLRQEGTYAAVEKKTGSEWTEVRNDRDWNLVFNWLRTNSVLGYSTVTLEWEIEDSFYSVGNPTALSSGTYRMHYYGDSKDVTGTITAFEGIGPSFTVSAS, from the exons ATGCCGAATCTTCGATGGGGCACCACGATTCTAGGAGTGACCCTGGCAGCGCTGCTggttctgcagctgctcacGGTGGTCCAAAACCATGCTCAGCCGCGGTCGCCGGCTTTCCGCAATCACTTCAACTCGTGGAACAACAGAGCGAATGATGCGGCAACAAACGATGATATTTTCAAGGTCGGAGCCGGCAAGGCGGATATCACGGG ACCGGTGGTTGAGGTCGATTTCAATGGATATGCCagcctggaccagctgggcACGGGTGTGCGGCAGCGACTCTATTCTCGCTCCTTCATCTTTGCCAGCCCCGACAATCCCGATGACACCTTTATCTATCTGATTCTGGACACCCAGTCGGGTGACACTGCCGTGAGACACGGAGTCCTGCAGGGGCTTGCTGCACTGGGCGGCGACTACGCGAAATATGGTGAACATAATGTCGCCCTGGTCGGAACCCATTCGCATTCCGGGCCCGGCGCGTGGATGAATTATCTGCTGCCTCAAATCCCCACCAAGGGGTTCGATAAGCAGAGCTACCAGGCCGTCGTTGACGGCACGATTCTGTCCATCAAACGTGCTCATGAGAGCATGACCACAGGACGTCTTTCCTTCGGCAATATTACCCTGAATGACGCCAACATCAACCGTAGCCCATATGCCTACGAGCAAAATccagaggaagagaaagcgAAGTACGTGGGACAGGTCGAAAAGACGCTTTCGCTCCTGCGCTTTGATCGAGAGTCCGATAACAAAACTGCGGCCATCTTGACCTGGTTCCCCGTGCACGGTACCTCCATgtacaacaacaacaccctAGTTACGGGCGACAATAAGGGCGTCGCCGCCTACCTCTTTGAGCGCAGCATCGTGGGAGACGATCGAtttgctgatgatgctgTCATCGGCTTTTCCCAGGCCAATGTCGGCGACACCACCCCCAATGTCCTGGGTGCTTGGTGCGAGGATGGCTCAGGAGAAGAGTGTAGCTACAAAGAAAGCACCTGTGGGGGCAGTAACGAAGCATGCCACGGCCGAGGACCGTTTTTCCGTGTCAAGGACAACGGGGCCAAGAGTTGCTTCGAGATTGGGAAGCGCCAGTTCGCGGCGGCGAAGCAGCTCTACGACGATCAAGTCAACACACCGATTACTGGAAGCTCGTTTGTCAAGTCCTTCCATGTCTACGAGAACATGAACGGCTTCGAGTTTACGTCTCCTTTCAACGGCAGTGCCATGAAGACTTGCTATGCGGCGCTTGGATATTCATTTGCTGCCGGGACCTCGGATGGACCGGGTGCCTTTGATTTCACCCAAAATGCCACTGGGCCGTCCACCGATAACCCCTTGTGGAAGGTTGCACGAGCATTTATCCACGAACCCAGCCCCGAACAGATGGCCTGCCAAGCACCCAAAGATATTCTGTTGGATGTGGGTACTCTGACTCTGCCGTACGCATGGGCTCCCGACGTTGTTGATTTCCAGTTGCTCCGACTGGGGCAGATGTTTGTCGTCATTTCCAGCAGTGAAGCTACCACGATGTCTGGCCGCCGCTGGAAAGCCGCCATCATAAACGGAGCCCAAGATATGCTCGGTGTCTCAGAGCCTCAAGTAGTGCTCGGAGCCCCGGCGAACAGCTACTCTCACTACCTCGCGACCGAAGAAGAGTACAGCGTGCAGCGGTACGAAGGCGCATCCACTCTGTACGGGCCAAATGAACTCGCAGCGTATGTGAATCTGACTCTCACCTATCTGCCATATTTGGGGAGCGATGCGGATGTGGCCAAGCTGCCGACCATCCCGACGGGTCCCAGCCCGCCCATCAACACGAACAATTCGCTCTCTTTCATTACAGGGGTTGTGTATGACGGCGCACCAATCGGCAAGTCCTTTGGTGACGTGCTCGCCTCCCCGGACAACAAAACATTCCGACCAGGGGACGTGGTCAACACGACCTTTGTCGGTGCCAATCCCCGAAACAACTTGCGTCAGGAAGGGACGTATGCGGCGGTGGAAAAGAAGACCGGCTCGGAGTGGACAGAGGTGCGCAATGATCGCGACTGGAATTTGGTGTTCAACTGGTTGCGAACCAACTCCGTTTTGGGCTACAGCACGGTGACGCTCGAGTGGGAGATCGAAGACTCTTTCTACAGTGTCGGCAACCCGACCGCGCTGTCGAGCGGGACGTACCGAATGCATTACTATGGGGACTCGAAGGACGTGACGGGCACCATCACTGCGTTTGAAGGGATTGGCCCTTCTTTCACTGTGAGCGCGTCGTAG
- a CDS encoding uncharacterized protein (ID:PFLUO_001582-T1.cds;~source:funannotate), producing the protein MPLINESHDSLPYVDNAPSAAARARAQKLINAEVSPEHSSTLHPLIPAAPEPQFSSLIQQELERKAAGAPLAGGIDPTRYEAPEPPTRASDGEIPDLDEWRRTLQKAYVSSSHLSKRHEDLGLLEEHGKNAWLIGNSQLEEILRSLEKDLADTKDAAEQVNKERKMAQESRYGEITGLEDTWKRGVGAILDVELASEGLRQQILEHRRQAAQQQSR; encoded by the exons ATGCCTCTCATTAACGAATCCCACGACTCCCTGCCCT ATGTCGACAATGCGCCCTCAGCGGCTGCTCGCGCCAGAGCCCAAAAGCTCATCAACGCCGAGGTGTCTCCAGAGCACTCATCAACCCTTCACCCTTTGATTCCCGCCGCTCCAGAGCCCCAATTCTCTTCGCTTATCCAGCAAGAACTCGAGCGCAAGGCGGCAGGAGCCCCATTGGCTGGTGGAATCGATCCCACCCGCTACGAAGCCCCCGAACCACCAACGCGCGCATCGGACGGCGAGATCCCTGATCTGGACGAATGGCGCCGAACACTACAAAAAGCATACGTGTCGAGCTCCCATCTATCCAAGCGACATGAGGATCTGGGGTTGCTCGAAGAGCATGGCAAGAATGCCTGGTTGATCGGCAACTcacagctggaggagatcctTCGCAGCCTTGAGAAAGATCTGGCCGACACCAAGGACGCGGCGGAGCAGGTCAACAAGGAGCGGAAGATGGCTCAGGAATCGAGATATGGCGAAATTACTGGACTGGAGGATACCTGGAAGCGCGGCGTGGGCGCGATCCTGGATGTCGAATTGGCGTCTGAAGGTCTTCGCCAACAAATTTTGGAGCACAGGCGCCAGGCTGCTCAGCAGCAGTCGCGTTAG
- a CDS encoding uncharacterized protein (ID:PFLUO_001583-T1.cds;~source:funannotate) produces MFLVVLTGVIGLAALYLYHVNRAMKIVPDEVHRLSPNRWTANEMKAAYQESIDSPIDVSKVLPPKQSRRYVIVGGSGLVGNWIVSHMLARGEDPTALRVVDLQEPPTQGVGFIKANITDELAVTTAFEAPWPAAVAKLPLTVFHTAAVIRPSERLKTFLPMCQKVNVDGTKNILNAAKNAGASCFVSTSSGSITLRRPSFWIAPWKKVPDNLVQIMKDDAKVPQEHDDFFGNYAVSKAEAERFVCSADDPASNFRTGCIRPANGVYGIGSDSSNTFTGQYLRSGGGPTWVRKIIHSQVNAENVSIAHLLYEQRLIEQSQPNSKLPNIGGQAFVVTDPNPPVAFNDIYMLMEAYAKTPVSFTTVEPIAMFLLSYLIEAYAVVQYSYLPWLLPAIPKDLYQLQPTLFNISDIFCIADDSRARKAPEQGGLGYEPPFTTIQGISKQLLEWNRAAEKNRAPVKEKIGPLSVSEKGVDVNFVSPEQKL; encoded by the exons ATGTTCCTGGTAGTGTTGACGGGCGTCATCGGGCTCGCAGCCCTCTACCTGTACCATGTCAACCGCGCAATGAAAATAGTTCCCGACGAAGTGCACAGACTATCGCCTAATCGCTGGACAGCGAACGAAATGAAAGCCGCTTACCAGGAAAGCATCGACAGTCCCATCGACGTGTCCAAGGTCCTGCCACCGAAACAGTCGCGGCGCTATGTGATTGTGGGTGGTTCTGGTCTTGTCGGGAACTGGATCGTCTCGCATATGCTTGCGCGCGGCGAGGACCCGACTGCTCTGCGTGTAGTGGACCTCCAGGAACCGCCGACTCAAGGCGTGGGATTCATCAAAGCCAACATCACCGACGAACTTGCTGTCACTACAGCTTTTGAGGCGCCCTGGCCAGCCGCCGTTGCAAAGCTACCCTTGACTGTCTTCCACACTGCGGCGGTCATTCGCCCTTCAGAGCGTCTCAAGACCTTTTTGCCCATGTGCCAAAAGGTCAACGTCGACGGTACCAAGAATATTCTCAATGCTGCAAAGAACGCTGGCGCTAGCTGCTTTGTATCGACATCGTCGGGCTCAATCACTCTCCGCCGGCCTTCGTTCTGGATTGCGCCATGGAAGAAAGTGCCCGACAACCTTGTGCAGATCATGAAAGACGACGCAAAAGTGCCGCAGGAGCACGACGATTTCTTTGGCAACTACGCCGTCTCCAAAGCCGAGGCGGAGCGATTCGTGTGCTCTGCAGACGACCCAGCCTCGAACTTCCGGACTGGTTGTATCCGGCCGGCGAACGGTGTCTATGGCATTGGAAGCGATTCGAGCAATACTTTCACCGGACAGTATCTGCGCAGCGGGGGCGGTCCAAC ATGGGTCCGCAAAATCATTCACAGCCAGGTTAACGCCGAGAATGTCTCAATCGCTCACTTGCTGTACGAGCAACGACTCATCGAGCAAAGCCAGCCAAACTCCAAATTGCCCAACATCGGCGGCCAAGCCTTCGTCGTGACCGATCCCAACCCGCCCGTCGCCTTCAACGACATCTACATGCTTATGGAAGCCTATGCGAAAACGCCGGTCTCTTTCACGACAGTGGAACCAATCGCCATGTTTTTGCTTTCGTATCTCATCGAAGCCTACGCGGTTGTCCAGTACAGTTACTTGCCATGGTTACTCCCGGCCATTCCAAAGGACTTGTATCAGCTGCAGCCCACGCTGTTCAATATCTCGGACATCTTCTGCATTGCGGATGActcgcgggcgaggaagGCCCCTGAGCAGGGAGGGCTTGGGTATGAGCCACCGTTTACGACGATCCAGGGGATAAGCAAGCAGCTTTTGGAATGGAATCGCGCGGCGGAAAAGAATCGGGCTCCTGTTAAGGAGAAGATTGGACCGCTTTCTGTTTCGGAGAAGGGGGTTGATGTGAATTTTGTATCGCCGGAGCAGAAGCTTTGA
- a CDS encoding uncharacterized protein (ID:PFLUO_001584-T1.cds;~source:funannotate) has translation MSFSKGPIPQPSLTHNAETVAQDTDSIAESVSSVNTQTDHDALGRTLTARASNASGHMSLSQRVTTIQTNATSDPNFEVDWDGDDDAKNPKNWSFAYKAMALAMLSFNTLVVVLYSTSYTSGITLIANEFNQSETVVTLGLTFYLFGLAIGSMFMAPLSEVYGRKPVSVGCLFMSAVLIIPCARAQSVTTLIVVRFIGAFFGSVMISTAPGMVADLVDDDHRALAISIWSLGPLNGPVLGPVIGGFVTQYLGWRWMDWIALMLSAVALVFSTIMRETYAPAILRRKAAKLRKEGDDSRWWSRYDQKASLPAMLKLNLSRPFVMAVTEPICIFWDIYIAIVYGILYLCFTAYPIIFEDIRGWSLGLSGLAFLGIGIGTLITIACEPLIRRMINSHKIDPETGKVYPEAMVSVVCVCAILIPIGELWFAWTGSPASIPWIVPLLAGIPFGAGNTGVFIYASNYLTYSYGMYAASALAGNSVIRSILGGVMPIVGTYMYATLGPNWSGTLLGLLEVVIVPIPFVFYRYGHKIRMKSKLIVRMQEDKKRLEGKRNRRRPQPIPEAEEKEEV, from the exons ATGTCCTTCTCAAAAGGACCCATTCCACAACCTTCCTTGACACACAATGCCGAAACTGTTGCGCAAGACACAGACTCCATCGCGGAGTCTGTCTCGTCGGTCAATACCCAAACCGATCACGATGCCTTGGGCAGAACTTTGACGGCGCGCGCCTCGAACGCCTCCGGACACATGTCGCTATCTCAACGAGTCACGACCATTCAAACAAACGCAACCTCCGATCCTAACTTCGAGGTGGACTgggacggcgacgacgatgcgAAAAATCCCAAAAATTGGAGTTTTGCGTACAAGGCcatggctttggcgatgCTCTCATTTAACACGCTCGTTGT TGTGCTGTATTCCACCTCCTACACCTCAGGAATCACGTTAATTGCCAACGAATTCAACCAATCCGAAACTGTGGTCACGCTGGGTTTGACATTCTACCTATTTGGCTTGGCGATCGGATCCATGTTTATGGCTCCTCTCAGTGAGGTGTATGGCCGGAAGCCCGTCAGCGTAGGCTGTTTGTTCATGTCAGCCGTCCTGATTATCCCCTGTGCCCGCGCCCAGTCAGTTACCACATTGATCGTCGTCCGCTTCATCGGCGCCTTTTTCGGAAGCGTCATGATCTCGACTGCGCCCGGAATGGTCGCAGAtctggtggatgatgatcatcgtGCCCTAGCGATTTCTATTTGGAGTCTTGGGCCTTTGAACGGACCGGTTCTCGGTCCTGTAATCGGCGGGTTTGTCACCCAATATCtcggctggcgctggatggaCTGGATTGCGCTCATGCTGTCCGCCGTGGCGCTCGTCTTTTCGACTATCATGAGGGAAACCTATGCACCGGCCATCCTTCGACGAAAAGCCGCCAAACTACGCAAGGAAGGCGATGATTCCCGCTGGTGGTCGCGCTACGATCAGAAGGCAAGCCTGCCTGCAATGCTGAAGCTGAATCTGAGTCGCCCGTTCGTCATGGCTGTCACCGAGCCCATCTGCATCTTTTGGGATATCTATATTGCCATTGTCTACGGTATTCTGTACCTGTGTTTCACGGCCTACCCGATTATCTTTGAAGATATCCGTGGCTGGAGTTTGGGATTATCTGGCCTCGCCTTTTTAGGTATTGGGATTGGCACgctcatcaccatcgcctGCGAACCTCTCATCCGCCGCATGATCAACAGTCACAAAATCGACCCGGAGACCGGCAAAGTCTATCCGGAAGCAATGGTCTCAGTAGTCTGCGTCTGCGCCATTTTGATTCCTATTGGCGAACTTTGGTTTGCTTGGACCGGCTCTCCGGCTTCGATTCCCTGGATCGTGCCATTGTTGGCCGGTATTCCCTTTGGCGCAGGCAATACAGGAGTTTTTATCTACGCCTCCAACTACTTGACGTACAGCTATGGCATGTATGCTGCTTCGGCGCTAGCAGGCAACTCCGTCATTCGCAGTATTCTTGGAGGTGTGATGCCCATTGTCGGCACCTACATGTACGCCACTCTGGGCCCTAATTGGTCCGGTACTCTTTTGGGCCTGCTCGAGGTTGTTATCGTGCCCATTCCGTTTGTGTTCTACAGATACGGCCACAAGATCCGCATGAAAAGCAAATTGATTGTTCGCATGCaggaggacaagaagagGTTGGAGGGAAAGCGGAACCGCAGACGGCCGCAACCAATTCCTGAggcggaagagaaggaggaagtTTAG
- a CDS encoding uncharacterized protein (ID:PFLUO_001585-T1.cds;~source:funannotate) — protein sequence MNGPRPSSRAFLSDLPSLPADSKVRFLGCVTRYNVQNGHLILEHNYPRRKEPNTVPVDINNVLESITAEDLQVGTWLNILGYIREESTPPASFTSSQEDACVARKVPPRPVYVEAVMIIPAGAIALGEYERILRNAEDVELRVRRPSLPSR from the exons ATGAACGGGCCGCGCCCGTCCTCGCGTGCCTTTCTGTCTGATCTACCATCTCTGCCAGCGGATTCCAAGGTCCGATTTCTCGGCTG CGTGACGCGTTACAACGTTCAAAATGGCCACTTGATACTAGAGCACAACTACCCGCGCCGAAAAGAGCCTAACACGGTTCCGGTAGACATCAATAATGTGTTGGAGAGTATAACAGCTGAAGACTTGCAGGTGGGCACCTGGTTGAACATCCTGGGCTATATCCGAGAGGAATCTACGCCGCCAGCGTCGTTTACGTCGAGCCAGGAAGATGCCTGCGTGGCCCGCAAAGTGCCACCGCGCCCCGTATATGTCGAGGCCGTGATGATTATCCCGGCGGGGGCAATTGCGCTGGGCGAGTATGAGCGGATTCTTCGCAACgcggaggatgtcgagctCCGAGTCCGCCGGCCAAGTCTGCCATCAAGATGA